From Triticum aestivum cultivar Chinese Spring chromosome 4A, IWGSC CS RefSeq v2.1, whole genome shotgun sequence, a single genomic window includes:
- the LOC123085438 gene encoding probable tRNA (guanine(26)-N(2))-dimethyltransferase 1 has product MGEVEDMLKDYEIKKEGEAEILMLASNAVFFNPVQVHNRDMSIAVLRTFVAKRKEEYEELMNKRNNKSHKKGNQVETPVVNGDTALTSQHDEIGVVHEKETNQATNEIEDLSKEETKTPSRKVTRELKPPIVLEALAASGLRSLRYAREVDGLGKVVALDNDKASIEACKRNIKFNGASAISKVEAHLADARVYMLTHPKEFDVVDLDPYGSPSIFLDSAVQAVADGGLLMCTATDLAVLCGTNGEVCYSKYGSYPVKGKYCHEMALRILLACIESHANRYKRYIVPVLSVYMDFYVRVFVRVFTSASEIKNTPLKLSYVYQCAGCDSFHLQSLGRTVTKNNSLKHAPGIGPVVPQECSDCGKKFNVGGPIWSAPIHDQDWVLSTLTDVRQMKDRYPAYNKITSVLTTVSEELHDIPLFFSLHNISGTVKCTSPSAVMFRSAVINAGYQISSSHCNPLGLKSDAPWDVIWDIMRCWVKNHPIKEQPRDSPGTAILSKSPQLEANFSRAVAALSKAQVKKVNRFLPNPESHWGPKVRAGRRITSKHISLLGAEALHGAMSHQDGNGAVTDEPASDTGATVTNEEENEPSNKRQKTGDGEQASEP; this is encoded by the exons ATGGGGGAAGTGGAGGACATGCTCAAGGACTATGAGATCAAGAAGGAAGGCGAGGCCGAGATCCTCATGCTCGCGAGTAACGCCGTGTTCTTCAATCCCGTCCAG GTGCACAACAGAGATATGTCCATTGCTGTGTTAAGGACATTTGTTGCCAAGCGCAAGGAAGAATACGAGGAACTGATGAATAAAAGGAATAATAAGTCTCATAAAAAAGGCAATCAGGTTGAAACACCTGTTGTAAATGGAGACACTGCTTTAACTAGCCAGCATGATGAAATCGGTGTTGTTCATGAAAAGGAGACAAATCAGGCTACAAATGAAATAGAAGATCTGTCAAAAGAAGAAACAAAGACACCTTCCAGGAAAGTAACCAGAGAGCTTAAGCCACCAATTGTTCTTGAG GCTTTAGCTGCTTCTGGGTTGAGGTCTCTCCGTTATGCTCGTGAAGTTGATGGATTAGGAAAGGTAGTTGCTCTGGACAATGATAAAG CTTCTATTGAAGCTTGCAAGAGGAACATCAAGTTCAATGGGGCTTCTGCTATTAGCAAGGTTGAAGCTCACTTGGCTGATGCTCGAGTTTACATGCTCACACATCCAAAAGAATTTGATGTG GTTGATCTTGACCCCTATGGGTCACCATCTATATTCCTCGACTCAGCTGTACAGGCTGTTGCTGATGGTGGGCTATTGATGTGCACAGCCACTGATCTGGCAGTACTTTGTGGAACTAATGGAGAAGTTTGCTACTCCAA GTATGGTTCCTACCCAGTCAAAGGCAAGTATTGCCATGAAATGGCTTTGAGAATCCTCCTTGCCTGTATCGAG AGCCATGCAAATCGGTACAAGAGATATATTGTGCCTGTTCTCTCTGTGTATATGGATTTCTATGTCCGTGTTTTTGTTCGAGTATTCAC TTCTGCAAGTGAAATAAAGAATACCCCACTTAAACTTTCTTATGTATATCAATGTGCCGGCTGTGATTCTTTCCATCTTCAGTCCCTTGGGAGGACTGTTACTAAG AATAATAGCTTGAAGCATGCGCCTGGTATTGGACCTGTTGTTCCTCAAGAATGCAGCGACTGTGGAAAGAAATTTAATGTGGGTGGTCCAATATGGTCTGCTCCTATTCATGATCAAGATTGGGTACTTTCTACGCTGACAGATGTTAGGCAAATGAAGGATAGATATCCCGCATACAACAAAATTACTTCAGTTCTAACTACTGTATCAGAG GAATTGCATGACATTCCATTATTTTTTAGTCTCCACAACATATCTGGGACTGTGAAGTGCACATCACCATCTGCAGTTATGTTCCGGTCAGCGGTTATAAATGCAGGATATCAGATCTCAAGCAGTCACTGTAATCCGCTTGGGCTGAAGTCTGATGCCCCCTGGGATGTTATTTGGGATATCATGCGCTGCTGG GTGAAAAACCATCCAATCAAAGAACAGCCGCGTGACTCTCCGGGCACTGCAATCCTTTCTAAATCTCCACAGCTAGAA GCAAATTTCTCTAGAGCAGTTGCTGCCCTCAGCAAGGCTCAGGTTAAGAAGGTGAATCGGTTCCTTCCAAACCCAGAAAGTCACTGGGGTCCGAAGGTCAGAGCAGGTCGGAGAATTACTAGCAAGCATATCTCTCTGTTAGGCGCAGAGGCTCTCCATGGAGCTATGAGCCACCAAGATGGAAATGGAGCGGTGACAGATGAGCCAGCTTCAGATACTGGAGCGACTGTCACGAATGAAGAAGAGAATGAGCCTTCAAACAAACGGCAGAAAACTGGCGATGGTGAACAGGCCAGCGAACCTTGA